The region ATGCCATTATTTGGCCGTTTATTTGCAAAGAGCTATAAGGAGTATGCCTGGTTACATGAATCAGCAAGAGATTTTCCAGGTAAACAGAAATTGAAACAGATGTTTGAACAAGCAGGTTTCTCCCAAGTTCAAGTAAAAAGTTACAGTGGCGGAGCAGCAGCAATGCATATGGGCACAAAGGCGTAAGCACCCCGGTTAGCGGCGTACAAACTGCGCCCGTGCAACACGGGTGGTTCGGCGTTGCCGCGCAAAGCGGCGTCCTTAGCCGAACATCCTTACCTACGAGATAAAGGAAACATGCCCCTGCAAAAGGGGTATGCCGACGTTGGCTGCAAAAGCCGTTCTTAGTCGGCCTTCCTTTAACTTACGAACCGATGTTGACTTATCGTAGGAAGAAACCTGAAGTTTGCTAGCCGCTGGGTGCTGAAGCCAGACGGCACAAAGGCGTAAGCACCCGGTTAGGCTTGCCACATTAGTACAAAACAATGTTGAAACGCAAAAGGTGACATGCATGAAATTAGCGAAGACTTATGGATATTTAAAAAAAGATTTAGATCATATTGAACAAGCCTTAAATAGCGCAATCCAGGCGGAACACCCTGTTTTACGGAATGCAGCTACACAGTTATTGAATGCTGGTGGAAAAAGGATCCGTCCGGTATTTGTTCTGCTGTCCGGACAATTTGGCAACTATGATATGGAACGGATGAAGACTGTTGCTGTCTCGCTGGAACTCATTCACATGGCTACGCTTGTTCACGACGATGTGATTGACGATGCTGAGTTACGGAGGGGAAAACCAACCATTCGGCAATTATACGATAATCGTGTTGCTATGTATGCCGGTGATTATATACTGGCGAGATCCTTAGAACAAATCACCATGTTAAAAAAACCGCAAGCACACCATGTGTTATCAAAGACGATTGTCGACGTTTGCATTGGAGAGATCGAGCAGATCAAGGACAAGTATGACTGGAACCAGCATCTGAGAAATTATTTGCGCAGAATCAAGCGAAAAACGGCCTTATTAATCGCAACAAGTTGCAAATTGGGAGCCATTGCTGCGGATGTGTCTGAAGTATATGCCAATAAATTATATCAGTACGGTTATTATATTGGCATGTCTTATCAAATTATTGATGACATCCTCGATTTCACCTCATCCGCGCAAGAACTCGGCAAGCCGGTTGGAAATGATCTGTTGCAAGGCAATATTACCTTACCTGTTTTATTCGCTATGGAGGATAAAGACTTTAAGCGTTTATTACAAGAAACCTTTTTGAATCCGGATACCATTTCGGATAGGCAGATGCAAGTGCTGTTGACGGGACTGCATGAAACAGATGCGATAAACCGCTCCTATAACTTGAGTAATCGTTATTTGGAAAAGGCATTGCATATTGTCGAGCAATTGCCGAATGTCAAAGCAAGGAACACATTAAAGGAAGTTGCTAAATACATTGGTAAGCGACGTACGTGAACATTGTCATTTCTGTCAAAGTTTGTTAAGATTTTATAGGTTTGACAAAATATACATACTTGAAGAGGTGGAAAAATGGAAAAAACATTTTTGATGGTAAAGCCGGATGGTGTGCAACGCGATTTAATTGGTGAAATTGTTACACGTTTTGAACGGAAAGGATTTCAACTCGTCGGCGCGAAATTAATGAACATTTCGACAGATTTAGCCGAAACACATTATAGTGAACATAAGGAACGCCCTTTCTTTGGTGAATTGGTAGGATTCATCACATCCGGACCTGTATTTGCCATGGTTTGGGAAGGAGAAAACGTGATTACAACTGCTCGGGAAATGATGGGAAAAACCAACCCAGCTGAGGCAGCGCCAGGTACCATTCGTGGCGATTTCGGTGTTACGGTTGGAAAAAACATTATTCATGGCTCTGATTCGCCTGAAAGCGCTGTACGTGAAATCAATTTATTTTTCAATGAAAACGATATTTTATCATATGAAAAACAAGAGAACACTTGGATTTATTAAACAGCAACAACCTCCGTCCCAAAACGGAGGTTTCTTTATTACAGGATACTTTTTTTACCACGCATTAACTGGCAGTAATCCCCCTGCTTTATAAAACAAAAAGGAAATACTCTTGTGGATTGATGCCCAAGGGTATTTTTTTAAGTGTCAGCGACTATATTTGAATCGCTCCATTGCATAAATCAATTATTCGTCATATAATTATAAATTATTACTTACATAATCATTTCCTTAAATATTGCCACATTTGGATTTGAATGTGATATAGTTATACAAAATTGCTTGGATGGAGGATGTAACAATGCGTTATTTAACTGCGGGAGAATCACACGGAAAACAACTGACAACAATCATCGAAGGCATTCCTTCCAATATGCCATTGGTTAAAGAAGATATTAATTCTTCTTTGCTACGTAGACAAAAAGGGCATGGGCGTGGTAAACGCATGCAAATCGAAAAGGACATGGCTGAAATAACGAGTGGTGTTCGTCATGGCTACACATTGGGCTCGCCGATAGCTTTGGTTATACATAATGATGATTTTAAACATTGGACCGATATCATGGGAGAGGATCCAGTTGCGCAAGATCAAAAAATCCGTCGTGAAGTATCACGGCCGAGACCAGGGCATGCGGATTTGAATGGTGCACTTAAATATGGTCATCGGGATATGCGCAATGTACTGGAACGCTCCTCGGCAAGAGAAACGGCTGCACGCGTGGCTGCTGGGGCCGTTGCAAAAACACTGTTAAAACAACTGGGTATTGACGTTGTTGGCTATGTTAAAGAAATCGCTGGAATTCGGGCTGCTGAGATAAGTGATTTATCATGCCAGGAGCGATTTGAACGACAAGAAGCGTCTCCTGTACGTACGCTTGACAAAACAGTGGAAAAAGAAATGATGGATGCCATCGATCAAGCCAAAAAGGATGGTGATTCAATCGGTGGGATTTGTGAGGTATATGTACAAGGCATGCCCGCTGGTGTTGGTTCCTATGTCCACTATGATCGTAAACTTGATGGCCGGATCGCTGGTAGTGTTGCAAGTATTAATGCATTTAAAGGGGTCGAATTTGGTATCGGTTTTGAAGCAGCCCGAAAAAACGGCAGCGAAGTCCATGATGAAATTACCTGGAACGAACAAGCTGGCTATTATCGCAAAACCAATCGACTGGGTGGTTTTGAAGGTGGAATGACGACCGGGATGCCCATCATTGTCCGTGGTGTCATGAAACCAATCCCAACTTTGTATAAACCGTTGCAAAGTATTGACATTGAAACAAAGGAGCCGTTTCATGCAAGTATCGAGCGATCTGATTCGTGTGCTGTCCCAGCTGCATCTGTGGTCATGGAACATGTGGTGGCCTTTGAGCTGGCCCGGACGCTTTTGGAACAATTTCCAAACGACCAGTTTGATAAATTGAAAGCGGCCATTGATGAATACCGGGAAGAAATAAGGTGTTTTTAATGGATAAACTATTGATCCAAACAAGTACAGATCCTTACTTTATTTTTACGGGTAAGGATCTGCGGTTTTCACTAACTAAAATTTTACCGAAAAAGTACCCGACAATCATGATAATTACTGACGATATTGTGGCCGATTTATATCTTGATGATTGTCTGAAAAGTTTGCCGAAAGATGCTCGTATCTTTCATTCGATTGTCCAGCACGGCGAACACGCAAAGGGAATCAAGACATACTATCAGTTGCTTACTGATGCGATTACCGGTGGTTTGGACAGGCAATCTCTGATTATTGCTTTAGGCGGTGGTGTTGTCGGAGATCTTGCCGGATTTGTTGCTGCTACCTTTATGCGCGGAATTGATTACATTCAAATGCCGACGACTATCCTCGCGCACGATAGTAGTGTAGGGGGAAAGGTTGCGATTAACCACGAATTAGGAAAAAATCTGATTGGTAATTTTTACCCACCGAAAGCGGTTATTTATGATACAACAACATTGGCATCATTGGACGAACGGGAAATACGTTCCGGTTATGCCGAACTTGTCAAGGAAGCATTAATTGCGGATAAAACATTTTTTGATCAATTAATGAATACAAATCTTGCTTCGCTAACGACTGATCAGTTGGCAAATCATTTGCAAAACGGTATGGCGATCAAGGCAAAAATAGTAGAAGCGGATGAAAAAGAAGCCGGTATTCGCAAATACTTAAATCTTGGTCATACACTCGGTCATGCACTCGAAGCAGAATTAGGTTATGGCATATTGACACATGGTGAAGCAGTGGCGATCGGTACATTATTCGCGATCAAGGTCAGCGAAACGATTTTTTCTGGAAATCTACCATATATGAAACTAAAAAGCTGGCTGCAAGAAAATAATTATCCATTATCAGTAAAGCCGGCGGTCAATGTGACAGCATTAATAAACAAAATGAAATCAGATAAAAAAACGGTAGCCAAAAAGATTCATATGGTATTACTGAAACAAATTGGTAATTTGCAGGAGATGGAAATAAGTGACAAAGAGATATCTTTATTATTGGAATCATTCTTTAGAGAGCTGGTGGTAGCATGATACGTGGTGTACGTGGAGCAACGACTATCGAGGAAAATAATGAACAAGAGATTGTAACCAATACAAAAGAATTAGTCGAGGAAATGGTAGATAGCAATGGAATAAAACCCGAGGATATTTCCCATGTCTTCATTTCCGTAACCAGTGATGTAACTGCTGCTTTTCCG is a window of Lentibacillus daqui DNA encoding:
- the ndk gene encoding nucleoside-diphosphate kinase → MEKTFLMVKPDGVQRDLIGEIVTRFERKGFQLVGAKLMNISTDLAETHYSEHKERPFFGELVGFITSGPVFAMVWEGENVITTAREMMGKTNPAEAAPGTIRGDFGVTVGKNIIHGSDSPESAVREINLFFNENDILSYEKQENTWIY
- the hepT gene encoding heptaprenyl diphosphate synthase component II encodes the protein MKLAKTYGYLKKDLDHIEQALNSAIQAEHPVLRNAATQLLNAGGKRIRPVFVLLSGQFGNYDMERMKTVAVSLELIHMATLVHDDVIDDAELRRGKPTIRQLYDNRVAMYAGDYILARSLEQITMLKKPQAHHVLSKTIVDVCIGEIEQIKDKYDWNQHLRNYLRRIKRKTALLIATSCKLGAIAADVSEVYANKLYQYGYYIGMSYQIIDDILDFTSSAQELGKPVGNDLLQGNITLPVLFAMEDKDFKRLLQETFLNPDTISDRQMQVLLTGLHETDAINRSYNLSNRYLEKALHIVEQLPNVKARNTLKEVAKYIGKRRT
- the aroC gene encoding chorismate synthase translates to MRYLTAGESHGKQLTTIIEGIPSNMPLVKEDINSSLLRRQKGHGRGKRMQIEKDMAEITSGVRHGYTLGSPIALVIHNDDFKHWTDIMGEDPVAQDQKIRREVSRPRPGHADLNGALKYGHRDMRNVLERSSARETAARVAAGAVAKTLLKQLGIDVVGYVKEIAGIRAAEISDLSCQERFERQEASPVRTLDKTVEKEMMDAIDQAKKDGDSIGGICEVYVQGMPAGVGSYVHYDRKLDGRIAGSVASINAFKGVEFGIGFEAARKNGSEVHDEITWNEQAGYYRKTNRLGGFEGGMTTGMPIIVRGVMKPIPTLYKPLQSIDIETKEPFHASIERSDSCAVPAASVVMEHVVAFELARTLLEQFPNDQFDKLKAAIDEYREEIRCF
- the aroB gene encoding 3-dehydroquinate synthase, which gives rise to MDKLLIQTSTDPYFIFTGKDLRFSLTKILPKKYPTIMIITDDIVADLYLDDCLKSLPKDARIFHSIVQHGEHAKGIKTYYQLLTDAITGGLDRQSLIIALGGGVVGDLAGFVAATFMRGIDYIQMPTTILAHDSSVGGKVAINHELGKNLIGNFYPPKAVIYDTTTLASLDEREIRSGYAELVKEALIADKTFFDQLMNTNLASLTTDQLANHLQNGMAIKAKIVEADEKEAGIRKYLNLGHTLGHALEAELGYGILTHGEAVAIGTLFAIKVSETIFSGNLPYMKLKSWLQENNYPLSVKPAVNVTALINKMKSDKKTVAKKIHMVLLKQIGNLQEMEISDKEISLLLESFFRELVVA